The Blastococcus sp. HT6-4 genome window below encodes:
- the eat gene encoding ethanolamine permease: protein MADRRHVHGADYEQMGADYLQQRQLKKGAAGWVLLAGLGVAYVISGDFAGWNFGLAEGGWGGLLIATVLMAIMYTAMVFGLAELASALPVAGAGYGFARRAMGPLAGFATGTAILIEYVIAPAAIVVFIGGYVEALGLFGLTSGWPVYLVCYAIFVGIHLYGVGEALRLMFAITAIAVVALAVFVIGMIPQFDAANLFDIEPTAAAGASDFLPFGFAGVLAAFVYGIWFFLAVEGVPLAAEESRDPQRDMPRGIIAAMMVLLVFAALILVTAPGGAGAAAIADSDNPLPLALREAYGGNTWMADFVNYAGLAGLVASFFSIVFAYSRQMFALSRAGYLPRWLSRTGSRRTPYLALIVPGTIGFLLAAITQDGALLINIAVFGATVSYVLMTLSHIVLRKREPDLHRPYRTPGGVFTTGTALVLASAAVVSTFFVDELAAGITAAIFVAALAYFWFYSRHRLVANAPEEEFEAISRAEAELAGD, encoded by the coding sequence ATGGCCGATCGCCGACATGTCCACGGTGCCGACTACGAGCAGATGGGCGCGGACTACCTGCAGCAGCGCCAGCTCAAGAAGGGCGCCGCCGGCTGGGTGCTGCTCGCCGGTCTCGGCGTCGCCTACGTCATCTCCGGTGACTTCGCCGGCTGGAACTTCGGCCTCGCCGAGGGCGGCTGGGGCGGCCTGCTCATCGCCACGGTGCTGATGGCGATCATGTACACCGCGATGGTCTTCGGCCTGGCCGAGCTCGCCTCGGCGCTGCCGGTCGCCGGCGCCGGCTACGGGTTCGCCCGCCGGGCGATGGGCCCGCTGGCCGGCTTCGCCACCGGGACGGCGATCCTCATCGAGTACGTCATCGCCCCGGCCGCGATCGTGGTGTTCATCGGCGGGTACGTCGAGGCGCTCGGCCTCTTCGGGCTGACCAGCGGCTGGCCGGTCTACCTGGTCTGCTACGCGATCTTCGTCGGCATCCACCTGTACGGCGTCGGCGAGGCGTTGCGGCTGATGTTCGCCATCACCGCCATCGCCGTCGTCGCGCTGGCCGTGTTCGTCATCGGGATGATCCCGCAGTTCGACGCCGCCAACCTCTTCGACATCGAGCCGACCGCCGCCGCGGGTGCGAGCGACTTCCTCCCGTTCGGCTTCGCCGGCGTGCTGGCCGCCTTCGTCTACGGCATCTGGTTCTTCCTGGCCGTCGAAGGCGTGCCGCTCGCCGCGGAGGAGTCGCGCGACCCGCAGCGGGACATGCCCCGCGGGATCATCGCCGCGATGATGGTGCTGCTGGTCTTCGCGGCGCTCATCCTGGTCACCGCACCCGGTGGGGCCGGCGCCGCCGCGATCGCGGACTCGGACAACCCGTTGCCGCTGGCGCTGCGCGAGGCCTACGGCGGCAACACCTGGATGGCGGACTTCGTCAACTACGCGGGGCTGGCCGGGCTGGTGGCGAGCTTCTTCTCGATCGTCTTCGCCTACTCGCGGCAGATGTTCGCGCTCTCGCGAGCGGGCTACCTGCCGCGCTGGCTGTCGCGCACCGGTTCGCGCCGGACGCCGTACCTGGCGCTGATCGTGCCGGGCACCATCGGTTTCCTGCTCGCCGCCATCACCCAGGACGGCGCACTGCTCATCAACATCGCGGTGTTCGGCGCGACGGTCTCCTACGTGCTCATGACGCTGTCGCACATCGTGCTGCGGAAGCGCGAGCCCGACCTGCACCGGCCGTACCGGACGCCGGGCGGCGTGTTCACCACCGGCACCGCCCTAGTGCTCGCCTCGGCCGCCGTGGTGTCCACCTTCTTCGTCGACGAACTCGCCGCCGGGATCACCGCGGCCATCTTCGTCGCCGCGCTGGCCTACTTCTGGTTCTACAGCCGGCACCGCCTGGTCGCCAACGCCCCGGAGGAGGAGTTCGAGGCGATCAGCCGGGCGGAGGCCGAGCTCGCCGGCGACTGA
- a CDS encoding FCD domain-containing protein — protein MAVAGRDELPPGGPTTPPRTGGDEPPVRGADEVLFRPIRGGNAFEETVERLLSTLRLGVVAPGGRLPPGRQLAARLGVSRATLREALATLQTAGYLESRRGRYGGTFVVAVPPHGSGLAPGARSAAEIDDVLAFRQVLESGAAEAAAARSLTRADREHLSTRLAECTGTGLAEYRRLDSRLHLAIAEVAGSPSLTTAVVDVRSRVNELLDEIPLLAPNIEHSDRQHAAIVAAILAGDLDAARRTMAEHLAGTAALLRGFLT, from the coding sequence GTGGCAGTGGCCGGCCGGGACGAGCTCCCACCGGGCGGGCCGACGACCCCGCCGCGGACGGGTGGTGACGAGCCGCCCGTCCGCGGCGCCGACGAGGTGCTGTTCCGCCCGATCCGCGGCGGCAACGCCTTCGAGGAGACCGTCGAGCGGCTGCTGTCCACCCTGCGGCTCGGCGTCGTCGCCCCCGGCGGGCGGCTGCCCCCCGGGCGCCAGCTCGCCGCCCGCCTCGGGGTGAGCCGGGCGACGCTGCGCGAGGCGCTGGCCACCCTGCAGACCGCCGGATATCTGGAGTCCCGGCGCGGCCGCTACGGCGGCACGTTCGTCGTCGCCGTCCCGCCGCACGGCTCCGGGCTCGCCCCCGGCGCTCGCTCCGCGGCGGAGATCGACGACGTCCTCGCCTTCCGGCAGGTGCTCGAATCGGGCGCTGCCGAGGCCGCCGCGGCCCGGTCGCTGACCCGCGCCGATCGCGAGCACCTCTCCACCCGGCTGGCCGAGTGCACCGGCACCGGCCTGGCGGAGTACCGGCGCCTGGACTCCCGGCTGCACCTGGCCATCGCGGAGGTGGCCGGCTCACCGTCCCTGACGACGGCGGTCGTCGACGTCCGGTCCCGCGTCAACGAGCTGCTGGACGAGATCCCGCTGCTGGCGCCGAACATCGAGCACTCCGACCGCCAGCACGCGGCGATCGTCGCCGCGATCCTGGCCGGCGACCTGGACGCCGCCCGGAGGACCATGGCCGAGCATCTGGCCGGCACCGCGGCGCTGCTGCGCGGCTTCCTCACCTGA
- a CDS encoding HAD-IC family P-type ATPase, giving the protein MTFLDRLGSARRAASEATSLATGVAALAAVPVLAGAGLLGASASIPRKVARTGVDLAGGSVELTRRAVVHGARSVGTLVTGGDPLPGGHLHDLVDTVKGMLEPPQLRSTRRVWADRDRLQIELEAPADEEPAEARSALRRHLERLEGVEWATVNDVVGRVLIAVDDRRITPDEVIGVVTEIEQARGGTHVFPQRPDHPADLEPLLAAAVSAAIDTAAVGVATAAKYLPIPALTRHATLVMAVLDSQRWLKRALSDRIGPVGTDLVFEGASALLHSLTQSPTVPAINAAAAVQRALEVRARRQVWCRRERELCLPEPDDDAAEPLPPLGPRPAPLPRGPVEVYLDRLGPTEFAAALALLPLTRRPGRSADLFKALGHKAATQGRESFAASLGLLLARRGVLPMDGSAYRRLDRIDTVVVDGGALCTGRPEVVEATGEAWSDADVWTTATRLLGGGSTDDGGKVRLGPPRTSAEAPGGEVRSLLQGRRRVGTVVVAPGLDPHAEALLTAAVEAGCRLVLTPHVSAGEIAGAAHETPPADEHLVDTVRRLQSDGHGVLVVSATDGPALLAADVAVAPVADGRAPAWGADLITPPGLADACRVVAATADAKAVSRRAVRTALTGNALGGLLAAVGNPRVGQRRATTPGKWATVSTMTAGTWTAVRVSRRPVPAPTVHTPWHALDPDEVLRRLADVAPEPEPRSTREMPTALRIPARFGKTVAAELADPLTPVLATGAAATALLGEFTDAVLVGGVTVINALVSGLQRLRAETALEALLLEQDRTARRETDAGEPEEVPASELRVGDVVVVRPGDLVSADARLLEAADLEVDESGLTGESLSVAKSVEATPGAVVADRTCMLFDGTTVVAGTGRAVVVAVGQATQAGRATRAAGGAAPPAGVQARLAELTSAVLPLTLAGGGVVALLGVLWRRPLRESVAAGIAIAVAAVPEGLPLVATVAQQAAARRLSRRGAVVRSARVLEALGRVDTVCFDKTGTLTENRLRVARLLPLDGGSEDDLLRLAAAGMGNGDREAHETDRAVLDAAGDAWGGPPDASLPFAAGRGFSTAVRDGRLMVKGAPETVLRRCADAPDLRDRVQELACDGLRVLAVADRAVDGLPDDLDEAARELTLRGLVGLADTLRESSVRAVEQLRAAGVRVVIATGDHPETAGAIAAQAGVPGADRVITGNRLARASEAERARLVAEHAVFARLTPEQKVTLVTALRRAGATLAMTGDGVNDAAAIRLADVGVGVEGAESPAARTAADLVLTDSDLTRLVDAIAEGRAMWSRVRDAVSILVGGNAGEVTFTVLGTAVGGRAPLGTRQLLLVNLLTDMFPALAVAVAAPRSTNGTGEDDGPLAGHPFAAVLLAGPHRGFTQAVRRMVLVRGAATATGATAAWVAGRATPVFPGRASTMGLAALIATQLAQTAWSGRRSPLVLATVAGSLVVLVATVQIPGLSQFFGCTPLDPLSWAVVLGCAVAGAAGAEVVPALVARRRSPSTKAPEPAAS; this is encoded by the coding sequence ATGACTTTTCTCGACCGGCTCGGGTCCGCCCGCAGGGCCGCCTCCGAGGCCACGAGCCTCGCCACGGGCGTGGCCGCGCTGGCCGCCGTCCCGGTGCTGGCCGGCGCCGGCCTGCTGGGTGCGTCGGCGAGCATCCCGAGGAAGGTCGCCCGCACCGGCGTGGACCTCGCCGGCGGGTCGGTCGAGCTGACCAGGCGCGCCGTCGTCCACGGCGCCCGGTCGGTCGGCACGCTGGTCACCGGCGGCGACCCGCTCCCCGGCGGACACCTGCACGACCTGGTCGACACCGTGAAGGGCATGCTGGAGCCGCCGCAGCTGCGCTCCACCCGCCGGGTCTGGGCCGACCGCGACCGCCTCCAGATCGAGCTGGAGGCCCCCGCCGACGAGGAGCCCGCCGAGGCCCGCTCCGCCCTGCGCCGCCACCTGGAGCGGCTCGAGGGCGTCGAGTGGGCGACGGTCAACGACGTCGTCGGCCGGGTCCTGATCGCGGTCGACGACCGGCGGATCACCCCCGACGAGGTCATCGGCGTCGTCACCGAGATCGAGCAGGCCCGCGGCGGCACCCACGTCTTCCCGCAGCGCCCCGACCACCCGGCCGACCTCGAGCCGCTGCTCGCGGCCGCCGTCTCCGCCGCGATCGACACCGCCGCGGTCGGGGTGGCCACCGCCGCGAAGTACCTGCCGATCCCCGCGCTCACCCGGCACGCCACCCTCGTCATGGCGGTGCTGGACAGCCAGCGGTGGCTCAAGCGGGCCCTCTCCGACCGCATCGGCCCGGTCGGTACCGACCTCGTCTTCGAGGGCGCCAGCGCGCTGCTGCACTCCCTCACCCAGAGCCCGACCGTGCCCGCGATCAACGCCGCCGCCGCGGTCCAGCGGGCCCTGGAGGTGCGCGCCCGCCGGCAGGTCTGGTGCCGCCGCGAGCGGGAGCTGTGCCTGCCCGAGCCGGACGACGACGCCGCCGAGCCCCTTCCTCCGCTCGGCCCCCGCCCCGCTCCCCTGCCCCGCGGCCCCGTAGAGGTCTACCTCGACCGGCTCGGCCCCACCGAGTTCGCGGCGGCCCTCGCGCTGCTGCCGCTCACCCGCCGCCCCGGCCGCTCCGCTGACCTGTTCAAGGCGCTCGGCCACAAGGCCGCCACGCAGGGCCGCGAGTCCTTCGCCGCCTCCCTCGGCCTGCTGCTCGCCCGCCGGGGCGTGCTGCCGATGGACGGCTCCGCCTACCGCCGGCTCGACCGCATCGACACCGTCGTCGTCGACGGCGGCGCGCTGTGCACCGGCCGGCCGGAGGTGGTCGAGGCCACCGGCGAGGCCTGGAGCGACGCCGACGTCTGGACCACCGCCACCCGCCTGCTCGGCGGCGGCAGCACCGACGACGGCGGGAAGGTCCGGCTCGGCCCGCCGCGCACCTCGGCCGAGGCCCCCGGCGGGGAGGTCCGCTCGCTGCTGCAGGGCCGCCGCCGGGTCGGCACGGTCGTCGTGGCCCCGGGGCTCGATCCGCACGCCGAGGCCCTGCTGACCGCCGCCGTCGAGGCGGGCTGCCGGCTGGTGCTCACCCCGCACGTGAGCGCCGGGGAGATCGCCGGGGCGGCCCACGAGACGCCGCCCGCGGACGAGCACCTGGTCGACACCGTCCGGCGGCTGCAGTCCGACGGCCACGGCGTGCTGGTGGTCTCCGCCACCGACGGCCCCGCGCTGCTGGCCGCCGACGTCGCCGTCGCCCCCGTCGCCGACGGCCGCGCGCCCGCCTGGGGCGCCGACCTCATCACGCCCCCCGGCCTGGCCGACGCCTGCCGCGTCGTCGCCGCGACCGCCGACGCGAAGGCGGTGAGCCGGCGGGCGGTGCGCACCGCTCTGACCGGCAACGCCCTCGGTGGGCTGCTGGCCGCCGTCGGCAACCCCCGCGTCGGCCAGCGCCGGGCCACCACGCCCGGCAAGTGGGCGACGGTGAGCACGATGACGGCGGGCACCTGGACCGCCGTCCGGGTCAGCCGCCGCCCGGTGCCGGCACCGACCGTGCACACGCCGTGGCACGCCCTCGATCCCGACGAGGTGCTGCGCCGGCTGGCCGACGTCGCGCCGGAGCCCGAGCCGCGCTCCACCCGGGAGATGCCGACGGCCCTCCGCATCCCGGCCCGGTTCGGGAAGACGGTCGCCGCCGAGCTCGCCGATCCGCTCACCCCCGTGCTGGCCACCGGGGCGGCGGCCACCGCGCTGCTCGGGGAGTTCACCGACGCGGTGCTGGTCGGCGGGGTCACCGTGATCAACGCGCTGGTCAGCGGGCTCCAGCGGCTCCGCGCGGAGACGGCGCTGGAGGCGCTGCTGCTCGAGCAGGACCGCACGGCGCGCCGCGAGACCGACGCCGGCGAACCGGAGGAGGTGCCGGCGAGCGAGCTGCGGGTCGGCGACGTCGTCGTCGTCCGGCCCGGCGACCTCGTCTCCGCCGACGCCCGGCTGCTCGAGGCCGCGGACCTGGAGGTCGACGAGTCCGGGCTCACCGGTGAGTCGCTGTCGGTCGCCAAGTCGGTCGAGGCGACGCCCGGAGCCGTGGTTGCCGACCGCACCTGCATGCTCTTCGACGGCACCACGGTGGTCGCCGGCACCGGGCGGGCCGTCGTCGTCGCCGTCGGGCAGGCCACCCAGGCGGGGCGGGCGACCCGCGCCGCCGGGGGCGCCGCTCCCCCGGCCGGCGTCCAGGCCCGGCTGGCCGAGCTGACCAGCGCCGTCCTGCCGCTCACCCTCGCCGGCGGCGGGGTCGTCGCCCTGCTCGGGGTGCTGTGGCGCCGCCCGCTGCGCGAGTCGGTCGCCGCCGGGATCGCGATCGCGGTCGCGGCGGTGCCCGAGGGGCTGCCGCTGGTCGCCACGGTCGCCCAGCAGGCGGCGGCCCGGCGGCTGTCCCGGCGCGGCGCCGTGGTCCGCAGCGCACGGGTGCTCGAGGCGCTCGGCCGGGTCGACACCGTCTGCTTCGACAAGACCGGCACGCTGACCGAGAACCGGCTGAGGGTCGCCCGGCTGCTGCCGCTGGACGGCGGGAGCGAGGACGACCTGCTCCGGCTGGCCGCCGCCGGCATGGGCAACGGCGACCGCGAGGCCCACGAGACCGACCGCGCCGTCCTGGACGCCGCCGGGGACGCCTGGGGCGGGCCGCCCGACGCGAGCCTGCCCTTCGCCGCCGGCCGAGGCTTCTCCACTGCCGTCCGCGACGGCCGGCTGATGGTCAAGGGCGCCCCGGAGACCGTGCTGCGCCGCTGCGCCGACGCCCCCGACCTGCGCGACCGCGTGCAGGAGCTCGCCTGCGACGGGCTGCGGGTGCTCGCCGTCGCCGACCGGGCGGTCGACGGCCTCCCCGACGACCTCGACGAGGCGGCGCGCGAGCTGACCCTGCGCGGGCTGGTGGGGCTGGCCGACACGCTGCGGGAGTCGTCGGTCCGCGCCGTCGAGCAGCTGCGGGCAGCCGGTGTCCGGGTGGTCATCGCGACCGGCGACCACCCCGAGACCGCCGGCGCCATCGCCGCGCAGGCCGGGGTCCCCGGCGCCGACCGGGTGATCACCGGCAACCGGCTGGCCCGCGCCTCCGAGGCCGAGCGCGCCCGCCTCGTCGCAGAGCACGCCGTCTTCGCCCGGCTCACCCCGGAGCAGAAGGTGACGCTGGTGACCGCGCTGCGCCGCGCCGGGGCGACGCTGGCGATGACCGGCGACGGGGTGAACGACGCCGCCGCGATCCGGCTGGCCGACGTCGGCGTCGGGGTGGAGGGCGCCGAGTCGCCGGCCGCCCGCACCGCCGCGGACCTGGTGCTCACCGACTCCGACCTCACCCGGCTGGTCGACGCCATCGCCGAGGGCCGGGCCATGTGGTCGCGGGTCCGGGACGCGGTGTCGATCCTCGTCGGCGGCAACGCCGGCGAGGTGACGTTCACCGTGCTCGGCACCGCCGTCGGCGGCCGCGCCCCGCTGGGCACCCGGCAGCTGCTGCTGGTCAACCTGCTCACCGACATGTTCCCGGCACTGGCCGTCGCGGTCGCCGCCCCCCGGTCGACCAACGGCACCGGGGAGGACGACGGCCCGCTCGCCGGGCACCCCTTCGCGGCGGTGCTCCTCGCCGGGCCGCACCGCGGGTTCACCCAGGCGGTCCGCCGCATGGTACTTGTCCGGGGTGCGGCGACCGCGACCGGCGCCACCGCCGCCTGGGTCGCCGGCCGAGCCACCCCGGTCTTCCCCGGCCGGGCCAGCACGATGGGCCTGGCCGCGCTGATCGCCACCCAACTGGCGCAGACGGCGTGGTCGGGCCGGCGCAGCCCGCTCGTGCTGGCCACGGTCGCGGGCTCCCTCGTCGTCCTGGTGGCCACCGTGCAGATCCCCGGACTGAGCCAGTTCTTCGGCTGCACGCCGCTGGACCCGCTCTCGTGGGCGGTCGTGCTCGGCTGCGCCGTCGCCGGCGCGGCCGGCGCCGAGGTGGTCCCGGCCCTGGTCGCCCGCCGGCGGTCGCCGAGCACGAAGGCGCCCGAACCCGCCGCGTCGTAG
- a CDS encoding bifunctional diguanylate cyclase/phosphodiesterase, translating into MRISRMAPEVATPRVVARTGGLLTAMGGLAAIALVLGSPGGLAGIHPAISALGPATTVLGLAVMRWGHRIPRVFFQVLMIVGAVGIGVFGYCSPTVDGAVAVLALMAFASMDAFLFFPLLWGLGFLVELLAIGAVVVVLRGDVAVGPALVLGVLVVGSAGAIGVLARRAASAGEDALTGLVNRRGFDELLDAAVRTAMRTGEPLAAALFDLDHFKAVNDSRGHAAGDELLRAVADTWRQALPRGAVLARHGGDEFSLLLPGHDGDRALRCADALRAALPGIGTSVGVAQIELGDSPSDLMRRADAALYRVKTLGRGRSELDAGGQSPMARDLATALADGQAGGLSVHLQPIVTPADGEIAGVEALVRWTHPERGMVPPMDFVPVAEQEGLIGALGAFVWVAACRDARTLSDALGRDLVLTVNVSGLELDDPGFPDRVLAALAGTGWPAGRTVVEVTESLVEAETTRSVRALHTLRAHGLRVAIDDFGTGYSALSRLDTLPTDYLKLDNSFVSTITTSSRRARLLRSVMALADALDLVLIAEGVETPEQARTLRELGCPLAQGYLYGRPRPVGELVAELTPAAEAAVGS; encoded by the coding sequence ATGCGGATCAGTCGGATGGCTCCGGAGGTGGCCACCCCGCGGGTCGTCGCCCGGACCGGCGGCCTGCTCACGGCCATGGGCGGCCTGGCCGCGATCGCGCTCGTCCTGGGCTCTCCCGGCGGCCTGGCCGGCATCCACCCCGCGATCAGCGCGCTCGGGCCGGCCACGACCGTGCTCGGTCTGGCGGTGATGCGCTGGGGCCACCGCATCCCGCGGGTCTTCTTCCAGGTGCTGATGATCGTCGGCGCCGTCGGCATCGGCGTCTTCGGCTACTGCTCACCCACGGTGGACGGCGCGGTGGCGGTGCTCGCCCTGATGGCGTTCGCCTCGATGGACGCGTTCCTGTTCTTCCCGCTGCTGTGGGGCCTCGGCTTCCTGGTCGAGCTGCTGGCCATCGGTGCGGTCGTGGTCGTGCTCCGGGGTGACGTGGCCGTCGGCCCGGCGCTCGTCCTGGGCGTGCTCGTCGTCGGCTCGGCGGGGGCCATCGGCGTCCTGGCCCGGCGGGCGGCCAGCGCCGGCGAGGACGCGCTCACCGGCCTGGTCAACCGGCGCGGCTTCGACGAGCTGCTGGACGCCGCGGTGCGGACGGCGATGCGCACCGGCGAGCCGCTGGCGGCAGCCCTGTTCGACCTCGACCACTTCAAGGCGGTCAACGACTCACGGGGCCACGCCGCCGGCGACGAGCTGCTGCGCGCGGTCGCGGACACGTGGCGGCAGGCGCTCCCGCGGGGCGCGGTCCTCGCCCGGCACGGCGGGGATGAGTTCTCGCTGCTGCTGCCCGGGCACGACGGCGACCGGGCGCTGCGCTGCGCCGACGCGCTGCGGGCGGCGCTGCCGGGGATCGGCACGTCGGTCGGCGTCGCCCAGATCGAGCTGGGCGACTCCCCGTCGGACCTGATGCGGCGGGCCGATGCCGCGCTGTACCGGGTGAAGACGCTCGGCCGCGGGCGCAGCGAACTCGACGCCGGAGGACAGAGCCCGATGGCCCGCGACCTCGCCACCGCGCTCGCCGACGGGCAGGCGGGCGGGCTGTCGGTGCACCTGCAGCCGATCGTCACCCCGGCGGACGGCGAGATCGCCGGCGTGGAGGCGCTGGTGCGCTGGACCCACCCGGAGCGCGGGATGGTGCCGCCGATGGACTTCGTGCCGGTCGCCGAGCAGGAGGGGCTGATCGGTGCGCTCGGGGCCTTCGTGTGGGTGGCGGCGTGCCGGGACGCCCGGACGCTGTCGGACGCGCTGGGCCGCGACCTCGTCCTGACGGTCAACGTGTCGGGGCTGGAGCTGGACGACCCCGGCTTCCCCGACCGGGTGCTGGCCGCGCTGGCGGGCACCGGCTGGCCGGCCGGGCGGACCGTGGTCGAGGTGACCGAGAGCCTGGTCGAGGCGGAGACGACCCGGTCGGTGCGGGCGCTGCACACGCTGCGCGCGCACGGGCTGCGGGTGGCGATCGACGACTTCGGCACCGGCTACTCCGCCCTGTCGCGGCTCGACACGCTGCCCACCGACTACCTGAAGCTGGACAACTCGTTCGTCTCGACGATCACGACGTCGAGCCGGCGGGCGCGGTTGCTGCGCAGCGTCATGGCGCTGGCCGACGCGCTGGACCTCGTGCTCATCGCCGAGGGGGTGGAGACGCCCGAGCAGGCTCGGACGCTGCGGGAGCTGGGCTGCCCGCTGGCGCAGGGCTACCTCTACGGCCGGCCCCGGCCGGTGGGGGAGCTGGTGGCCGAGCTGACCCCGGCCGCGGAGGCCGCGGTCGGGTCGTAG
- a CDS encoding DUF4916 domain-containing protein — translation MTDVTTATGTSWLSREEMDAARERLPILYVDVVPVRVDDHGTVTSVGLLLRAGEDGQIKRALVSGRVLYHERVRAALLRHVEKDLGPLALPRIPPAPQPFTVAEYFPTPGVTPFHDPRQHAVSLAYVVPVEGDCAPQQDALELTWFSPLEAREPAVLAELANGQSALLLQALAHLGV, via the coding sequence ATGACGGACGTGACGACGGCGACCGGTACCAGCTGGCTCTCCCGGGAGGAGATGGACGCCGCCCGCGAACGGCTGCCGATCCTCTACGTCGACGTGGTGCCGGTGCGCGTCGACGACCACGGCACGGTCACCTCGGTCGGGCTGCTGCTCCGGGCGGGTGAGGACGGGCAGATCAAGCGGGCCCTGGTCTCGGGGCGGGTGCTTTACCACGAGCGGGTGCGCGCAGCCCTGCTGCGGCACGTGGAGAAGGACCTCGGCCCGCTCGCGCTGCCGCGGATCCCGCCCGCCCCGCAGCCGTTCACCGTCGCGGAGTACTTCCCGACCCCCGGCGTGACGCCGTTCCACGACCCCCGGCAGCACGCGGTGTCGCTGGCCTACGTCGTGCCGGTCGAGGGCGACTGCGCCCCGCAGCAGGACGCGCTCGAGCTGACCTGGTTCTCCCCTCTGGAGGCCCGGGAGCCGGCCGTCCTGGCCGAGCTGGCGAACGGGCAGAGCGCGCTGCTGCTGCAGGCGCTGGCGCACCTCGGCGTCTGA
- a CDS encoding DUF4407 domain-containing protein, which produces MSERRRRIGDGLAVLAGARPDVLAAAPGARPRFVALGGVLLSTGALAAVSAAFAVSMALGVWWPLALLVGLGWGAVVVNLDRMLLVGMAHDSSLKRNLVMAVPRVGLALVLGVVVATPLTLQVFHKEIDAEIVVMQAEAADAHRTALEADTRFAGLPALEERIAAQEAVIASGGRSDAGLASVRGGVVEKQAALDQAVAVGRELDAKAQCELDGTCGTGDAGTGEAYAQARAAADAQAAVVAAARSELAAATAAVSAAEGRSASLAASSLDGDRAELARLTAELDRLQAAFDERNEGSGGILLRLEALDRLGDKSGTLAAAQFMLSLLFMCVEVLPVLMKLLLNFSPPTAYDRLTALRDSGDVEIEELAQESRRTVAQAKEELLVMAERERVDRQKEAILARRRATLAEVAARTEGARSEPAPAPVAPAEEPVEAQRMWDTGPIRELARNAAVRTVRSVRRRPADREPTPA; this is translated from the coding sequence ATGAGCGAGCGACGACGTCGGATCGGCGACGGGCTGGCGGTTCTGGCCGGCGCCCGGCCGGACGTGCTGGCCGCGGCGCCCGGCGCCCGCCCGCGCTTCGTCGCGCTGGGCGGGGTGCTGCTGAGCACGGGGGCGCTCGCCGCCGTCTCGGCCGCCTTCGCGGTGTCGATGGCGCTGGGAGTGTGGTGGCCGCTGGCGCTGCTGGTCGGCCTGGGCTGGGGCGCCGTCGTCGTCAACCTGGACCGGATGCTGCTGGTCGGGATGGCGCACGACAGCTCGCTCAAGCGCAACCTGGTGATGGCCGTGCCGCGCGTCGGGCTGGCGCTGGTGCTCGGCGTCGTCGTCGCGACGCCGCTGACCCTGCAGGTGTTCCACAAGGAGATCGACGCCGAGATCGTCGTCATGCAGGCCGAGGCGGCCGATGCCCACCGCACCGCGCTGGAGGCCGACACCCGGTTCGCGGGCCTGCCGGCGCTGGAGGAGCGGATCGCCGCGCAGGAGGCGGTCATCGCCAGCGGGGGGCGCAGCGACGCCGGCCTGGCCTCGGTGCGCGGCGGGGTGGTCGAGAAGCAGGCGGCGCTGGACCAGGCCGTGGCGGTGGGCCGCGAGCTCGACGCCAAGGCGCAGTGCGAGCTGGACGGCACCTGCGGCACCGGCGACGCCGGGACCGGCGAGGCCTACGCCCAGGCGCGCGCGGCGGCCGACGCCCAGGCGGCGGTCGTGGCCGCGGCCCGGTCGGAGCTCGCCGCCGCGACCGCGGCGGTGTCCGCCGCCGAGGGGCGCAGCGCCTCGCTGGCGGCGTCGTCCCTGGACGGCGACCGCGCCGAGCTGGCCCGGCTGACCGCGGAGCTCGATCGGCTGCAGGCCGCCTTCGACGAACGGAACGAGGGCTCCGGCGGCATCCTGCTGCGCCTGGAGGCACTCGACCGACTGGGCGACAAGAGCGGGACCCTGGCCGCCGCGCAGTTCATGCTGTCGCTGCTGTTCATGTGCGTCGAGGTCCTGCCGGTGCTGATGAAGCTGCTGCTCAACTTCAGCCCCCCGACCGCCTACGACCGGCTGACGGCGCTGCGCGACTCCGGTGACGTGGAGATCGAGGAGCTCGCCCAGGAGTCGCGGCGCACCGTGGCGCAGGCCAAGGAGGAGCTGCTGGTGATGGCCGAGCGCGAGCGGGTCGACCGGCAGAAGGAGGCGATCCTGGCGCGGCGCCGGGCGACGCTGGCCGAGGTGGCCGCGCGGACCGAGGGCGCGCGGAGCGAGCCGGCGCCGGCCCCGGTGGCTCCGGCGGAGGAGCCGGTGGAGGCGCAGCGGATGTGGGACACCGGCCCGATCCGCGAGCTGGCCCGCAACGCCGCCGTCCGGACGGTGCGGTCGGTGCGCCGCCGCCCGGCCGACCGGGAGCCGACGCCGGCCTGA